The Xylocopa sonorina isolate GNS202 chromosome 5, iyXylSono1_principal, whole genome shotgun sequence genome segment CGCGAAACGGAACGGGTTCTCGCAGTGGTAACGACGACTAGGTAACACCGGCTATTTTCGAATGACCGTGGCTCTGAACGGTGCGCCGCGGCATATTACGCCGCGTCACGTTCCGAGCACCTGCATTTATCGCCGTAACGATAACAAAGTTTGCCAACGGTCTATTTTCGTAAAAAAATTCTGTTAGCAGGCATCTCGAAACCCGTTATCGTCTCATCTTTCAGCGATATCACGGAATTATTCGCGCGCAGAGTCGGAGCGCGCGTTTATCATTGTGCCAACTAACTGACATTCCACGCGCGAGACTAGTAAGCGAACGAGCGCCGCCGCGGTGCATACCGTGATGGATGGACCAACAACCAGCCGAGTACTCGCGAAACGTCACCGAGTAAATATTTACCCACCGAAACGAACGGCTTTCCTTCTTCCCTCCCGTATCTACCTGCGAAACTCCGTTCCTACACCCTGAAAAACTCCCAACAATTTTGCGTGTTAAGATTTTCCGATCCTCGAGCACCACTTTCCAAAACCACCGCGTCGAACGTTCAACGCCGACGCCGACGCCGACGCCGTCGAAGGAAATCCCGTTGATCAAATATTTTATCAAGCCAGGAACTCTCGCAGACCTCGACAATTTACACGTACGTGTTACAATAGGCGAACGCCGACGCGTTTGCCTTTCCCTAGGTTTCGCGAATACGTCAAGATCGAGTCGCGAGATTCCGAATTCGCGTATTTTAGGAGAACGTTCTCCTTCCTCTCGAGCGACTAGCGGTGAGATTGCGCGGAAGGAAGTAACGCGTTAGAGAATGaaaggaagaagaggaaggGCCCGGGATGGAGCGATAATTTCATCGGTCGCGAGTCCGTTGAAAACGTAGCTCCGCTTAACGGGTTAAAAGACCGCAAGCAACGGTACACGGCCTGGCCAACCCTACCTACCtatctacctacctacctacctacctacctacctaccccgGCAGACTTCAACCCCCTTCGCCTCGGTAATTACATCGTTTTAATTACGTCTGTTTCACGGGCCCGCGAGCACAGCTCCGAGCCGTCGAAAAAGCACTAACCTGAAAAGGATCGGATTTCTGCGACCGAGCGAGAGACTCGCGATTGTTCCACTCTTCTTCCTCTTTTACCCGGACTCGTGCGCGCTTTCAAAGCGGGAGTTAAACTCgggatatatatacatatatatctccGAAAAATCCTTGAACCGTTGAAAACGATAGAGATGGTATTAATCCTACACACAGGACTAGGCGCGACCTTAATACCCGGGATTAATAACGCGCGGTTTTATAGAAACCAGATAGAATACTCGTCCAGACGCGTTATTATTCGCGTCATCCTTAACATCGCGTTTACACGTTCCTCGTTCGAAAGCCGAGTTTACGCGGCACGGTTCGCTGTGCCTGAAAGGACCAACGGTATATACCATCCTGCCTCGCTTATTACCGAGCTTCGTCTTTCCTCGCCTTACCCCCCGCCGCGCCCCTCTCTTTGCAATTTCCGCAGAGTACACGCTTATTAGTACGCGTTAATTGCTGTCAACCAATTCCTCTGTTAGTCCGATCGAACCAGACGTTTCGTCTTCCACGGACTTTTTCCACCTTTCGCATCAACCATCCTCGCCTCCACTTATCGAATCACTCGAGTTTCGAGTCGAACGCACGATTTGGCAACGATCGACGATGAGGGTGGAACGAAGCCAATTTCGAGGACCTCGTAAGTCGCGCAACGTGGCCGGGGGTGCAAACGGGTGCAGTGTAAAGCTCTCGGAGGATTTTACAAGGTGCGTTAAACCGATGCGAGACTAGGTGCGAACGGGTGCTCGTAAAATCACTGGTACGTGCTCACGTAGCCCTTCGTCACTTTTTCAACGTAACAGGCATTCTATCACCAGCGAAATTTCTGCAAACAACCCTTTCTCTTCTCTTCGCCTACACGTTTCGATACCACCTTTCGTTATCGTAAACAGTTAACCAGTTCTTCGGTGAATATTTGCGATGGTCGTCAAGACTTTGAAAATTTAGGCGACATTGAACGAACTCGATGCGAACGAACCGCAATTTATCAAAGTTAGCGTGGCTCGGGGCGAAACTCGAGCTGCCCGACGGGATAACTTACGTTACACCGGCTTACCCCTCCCAAAGTATCGAGTAATTAGTTCTCGACTTGGATTCCGGCGATTAATTAGTGAAAAACTTGAAAATTAAATCCTCCCTCGGACACTCGATCGACAGAGCATGGTTTCTATGTATTTCTATGTAACGACGGTTGGCGAAACGCCAACAACCATACCTATATAAGTTGATAACTAAGCAGATGCCGGTCTCGTTACGCGTTTCAATAATTTTTCTGCTCTTGGAGCAAGTTCGTCTTGGCCAACTCGGTTGTCAGGCGTTTGTCATCGACGCGAATGCAACGGCACGTCGAGCAAACTGTAATTGATCTTTGGCGTTTGTCGAGCACGGACTAACAGAGAGAAATTAGAGAGATCGATACCGGTGCGTCGGGATTCTTGGTCCATAGGCGCGGACCGTTTAACCCGGTTCCGCGTTTGCTTTTCGGATGTATCGCAAATTCCTGTGGATATGCATGCGCGCGGTAGTGATTTTTCCACTTTTTTTTCTCGTGTCGGTAAAAGGAGGAATCCACGGAAAAAGGTAAATAATGACGTAAAAGCTGGCACATTCATCGACTCTCGAATAAGAGCGGTATGCCCCGAAGCAACCCATCACCGTTTACATCGCGCTGCTTTTACCTTGTAAAGCAACGCTTTTATCGAATCGATAACTGTCTTCTCCAAAAAATCGTTGTTGGCGAAATCGTAAAATATCCGGTTCGCGTATGCAGGTACATACGTACGCAAGGGGTGGATGCGCGGATTAGAAAGGAGAGGACGAAGAAGAAACGAGGGGAATGGAGAGAATGAAGGGAATGGGGGGAGTCGTCGGATATTGGCTACGCCTCGGTAGGCTCTTAATGACATTTCTGAAATCGCTCGCAGCAATATTCGGTCGGTCAGATCTCAAGTCTGGTAgtcgtgagagagagagagagagagagagcacgaGGTGATGAGTCCATCGGTTTAACACGGTTCCGGTCAGTTGCCGGAAGCCTTCCAGTCCAGAACCGAAAATCGACGCGTAGCGACGCGAAGCGACGCGTAGCCACCCGAGATGGAGATGAGAGGGTAAAGAATCAAGTTTCGCGAACTGCTCGTCGATTAATCGACACCGCCTCGGCTCGATTCACCGCAAACGCTCGTTACGTTAAATCGACGCGTTGTTATACGGACAAACTTGCTCGCCTCTCGAAATTTCTCGGAAACTTACGTTAATGTAACAAGCCCTCCGGGGAACCGGCTAGCTCCGATATCCTATCTCCACCCGGGGGAAAATTACGAGTCGAGGCGTCTTTACCTTCTAATTTCGCGTTCAACAGCCAGCCTGACAGCTCCAACAGCTTTATAGGATAATTTCGTTTTTAATCATCCGCCGTCAGAGTTTCTCTGCTGGCGTTCCGCTGCTGTTGTTCGTCGCCCGGCAAAAAAAGATAAAGAGTCGagcaaatatttaattttattggaaataataaaataaagagGGACGGGATTCGATATCTCGGTTTGATCTTGTCGAATCTACCGATAAACGAGGCAAGGCGGCAGACGAGACGGCGAACGAAACGGGGAGACCGATTCGGAGCGAGAATCTGGCTGAACGCCagattcgaaagctgaattcaCATCCGACGACGACCGGTCGAAACTGTAATAAACGCAACGAATTTTCTCAATTAAACTGTGTGTACGAGACGGCGTCCGTAAAAAGAAGCATCGCGGAACGAGAATCGGATAAATCGGATGATTTCGAAGGTagggaaaagagagaaaagcgTGAGAAGCGAATCGGAGCAGATTGATTCTCGGCGAGTTGCCGCGGGTCCGTCGGGATTCCCGCGATACGGTTTTTCTACCGGGTATACGTGCACATCGATCCCATACGCTCGCTAATTTTCCTCGCACTCGTTCGTCACGCGCGTCACTTTCTCCTCATTCACCGTTCGCCGTTCTATGCCTCGGGCTACTTTTCTAATCTTCGTCGACCCAATTTCCACGAAATAGCCGGGATAGCTGCTTTTGGTTTTTGCGAACCGAAATGGAGCAACGGTGGGGGAACTTTTTAATAACGCCGCCGTGTCGATTTTTGGACCGATCGAGTCTTCCATCaaagttcgaaaaaaaaaaaaaaaaaaaaaaaaaatggaagaaaACATGACGCATCGTACATTCGACAGGTAGTAAATGGAAGATGTTTCCGTTCGCGGTCGTTCGATCAGAGGAAGTAGGGTAAAGGGGAATCGGTCGCGGTAACACCGGAATGGTTGGCGGAGAGAAAGGAACTGCAACGGCAGTCAATCTTCCGGAATGGGCCCATCCCTCTACGGCAATGTATGCTCCACACGGCTTGAAAAATACCGGCAGTTTGATACCGCGAAACCGTTTTCATCTTGACCACGCGAGACCGCGGTTCCACCGGGAGCTCGCGATCTTTCGCCGCGCTATTCGCGAGATTCGATCGATCATTAAATGTATCGAAAACGCGGTTGCGAACGGAATTGGCCGTAAGGACGCGAGAAACGTGAAATTTGCTTCGCCCCCTCTTTCTAGGGCCACGCGGTGCCGTTGAATCGATCCGACGCGGTGATAAACGTCGATAGAAAATATGAATGCCCGTTGTAAATTTCACGGGAATAGAATCGGGGGAAGGGAACGCTGGCATTAAGCCGCGCTAAAAACGCGCACCCGTATTTCTTCCTTTattttcttctgtttcttttttcttttttttcttttttttttctttttgtttcccCACTCGTTACCGATCGTTCGAGCCGTCGCGACGCGTCCAACTCGTTCGGCTCGGATTCTGTGTACTCGAATACGTACATACGCGGCGTAGCAGTCTCGAAAACGAGGGGATTTTATCGGGTGGACAACGCGGCGAGCAATGGCCGAGGGCTGGCCGATTGTAACCCCGAAAACTGCCGATACACCCGAACGATGTCCCCTTTAATTTATATGCAAAACGGTCCATTGAGCATATTGTTATTTTAATTGATCGAGTCGGGGGCGCACGGTACACGGGACATTGCCGATTCGATTATACGCGTTCTCTGCCAATTTTCGGATACGATTCGCGATCGAGAAGATTTATTCTCGTCACTGTACGATGTTTCTTTATTCAACGCGGCCAGCAGCTTAAATCGTTTCGATACCATTGTAATTTATGGGAATTACCGTCGGCGGAGCAACGTTAATTTTCGTCGGAGGCGAGACAACGATTTGCTTCGTCTCGCGAATCTCGACAAGCACGTTAACCGTTTCGGTCACCAAGGGCCTCTTCCACGTACACCTCGATGGAACCTCGAGGATCCTCGGGATAAGTTAAAACGTGTGCGACGCAACATGATTTCCCCGGTGGCATTCGTTTCTTCCCTCGGTTCCACGGTTCGTCCCTTTCAGTTAATCGTCCCGACGATTCGACGATTCGACGATTTCACGTCGAACGACGcacgcttctttttttttctttttcgagaTCCCGTTGCCTCCATCTGCTAAATTAAGCAAGGAAATTTTCATCGACCGCGTACCTAACGTACGTTCTTCTCCGTTCCGAAGCCGGAGCACGTTCCGCCGCTCCTCCTCCCTCTCGATCTCGTTCGTTTCCAATTTTACTCGTCAAATATTAGCCAAATCTTGGGACATTGCCGAATCCTTTTGGTGGCGTAATTAAACTATCGGATCGATAGGAATCCCATCCCGCGGTAGCGTTATCGCGAAATTAGCCCCAAGTTATCATCGCCCTATATTTCGAACGAGAGAAAAAATATCTGGAATTAACGCACGATCCAACGTCGAAAGACGGGGAAAAGTAGCCGGTCGATAAACTCGAGGCAAAGACGAGGACAAGCTGCTAATGAGTCCGGGCGTAATTATAAACGTCGTTTCAATTTGTCAGCGAAATTCATTTCTACCCAATGGGAAAGGTTAATTAAGCGCGCATTAATATCCCGCTCGTTTCCAAGGCAAACAAACAGAGGCGGAAGGCGAGCCGTTGTGTTTATACCTTTCCAAAAGTTTCTTCAATTTCACCGTTTATTGCTGCAGGAAAATTGGATTCGAAATCGAATGTTATTCGATTTTATTTGCAGGAAACGATGAAAATCTAAATTCATTCTTTACACGGCATACACGCGAATCCGCGGGTGTAACAGAGGAAATTCGTAATAGAGTCGAGACGCGAAACGGGTTCGTTGTTCGTCCTGGCGGAGGTGGACGTAAAGGCAACCTGACGCGTCCCATTATAACGATGTCTGCGGAGCAGCTGACGCGACGATGCAAACACCACCCGGTTTCTACTTACCGCGCTTCTGGAACATCTTCATACGTACGCGTAATTGCGCCCACCTTACGACCCTCCTCTCTGACTAAAGAGGTTGTCCTTCGATTTATCGATCGCGAACACCTATATACGATGCCTATATACGGAGATTCGAATCTAAAAGAAACAGTTTTTACGGTTTTCCCTCCGATTTTAGCGCTGATTTATTTCTCTCGCTTGATGAGTTCATTCAGACCGCTTCGCTTCGCTTCGCTTCGTTTCGCTTCGCGCTGATTAGAAAACGCGGCAAGTGTTCGATGATTTAGTCAATTAACGAACCATCTCGAATGAAATACCCGTCCCGTCGACGGGGGTTTGTTTCGCGAAACACGAGTCAAATGGAAATCCCATTTCGCGCAATTTCCACTATTCGGAGACAGAGCGGATCCCTCCGCTCGGCAGTCGTCAGGTTCGTTTCATACGTGTATTCGATTTCAATCGGGCTAATGATTTCATTTTTTCTTCCCTCTCCGAATCGCGTTCACCGGATTGGATGCGTATTTTCGCTGAAAAAGCGAATCGAATTATGGTGCGAACAGGGCGTTACAAGAGTTTTCTTCTTACCCGGTATCTGTTCGCAGGTGACTCGCGGCCCGTCGAGTGTCCGGATGACAGCGTCCGAGAGGAGAACGGAGAGTGCAAATGCGCGGCCGTTTGCCCACCGGTCGAATGTCCACCGGGTGAACGTCCGGTCCAGTTGAAACCACCGGATCCCGATACTCCCGGCAGCTGTTGCGTCCGTTACGATTGCCTCCCGATTTCCTCCGAGCCGTGTCCGGAGAACAGCGTCTTGACCGAGGACGGAAAGTGCGAGTGCGCGCCCTGCCCACCGGCCAGCTGCCATCCTGGATATCGCCCCGTACAAGTCAGAGCCGCTCTCGATCCCGAGACACCCGGTAGCTGTTGTCCTCTCTACGAGTGTAGGCCCGCAGGTGCGTACCGATCTATTCGATACgtctgatataatatttataccacTCGATCGATCGCCTCCGCAGAGTCCGTCCTGTTGGTGAAAGAGACCGCAGAGGTGGCCAAGTCGGGAAAGTACTGCATCTACGAAGGCAAGGGGAGGAAGTTGGGCGAGCGATGGCGGCAATCGGACTGCGTGAACTGCGTCTGCCAGGAGAACGGAGCGGTATCCTGTCAGGAACCGATGTGCAAACCCTGCGAGAACGCGTTACCACCGAGCCCGGGCGAGTGTTGCCCTCACTGTCCGCCGCTTTCGAACGCGACGCTCCTCGAACCCGAACCACCTTGCCCGCCCGTGTCCGACCACTGCCAGCTGATCTGCGAACACGGTTACGACAAGGACCACGATAATTGCCCGATCTGCAGTTGCGCCAACCCCGTCGAGGTATGTTCGATCTCTCCTCGATCTGTCGTGCTCCGGTCTATCGTTCGATATATAGCTCCGACACTCGCTCGTTCCGACTTTCAGAAAGGAAAAGACGAGGATGACGCGATCTGCCCGACGGAACCGATCAACTGCTCGCAGTTGGACTGCAAACTCGCAAAGGATGGGAACGGTTGCTCGGTGTGCGTCTGCCCGACCCCGGATACCTCGCGGCAATCCGTGAACGAGACCGCGGGGAAAAAGATTTGCCCCGAGGTGAGGTGCGATTTGCACTGCGAGCGAGGACTGGTCATGGACGAGAACGATTGCACGTTTTGCGAATGCAAACCATCGGATTCGAGCTGTCCGCCTCTGATCGGGTGCAGAAAGCGATGCGACGTCGGGTACAAGACGAGCAAACGCGGCTGCCCGGTGAGTATCTTCGGTTCAATTTCCGCTCGATAGAAATTTACCATCCTGGACGCTCGTAGATATGTCG includes the following:
- the Cmpy gene encoding crimpy codes for the protein MRASLLLLGGIVVFSVAVARALSCVCSPFECDILTDDDCPGGLTWDPCRCCKVCARVEGEPCGGLFGFSGSCADGLQCVIKNLLPNAREVDEGICTKIPGRWRRHCPQGPIMSEPGCNLVSEGTTGKNGNTVSTGKCVCGPSVPWCPSDNEPPPYDFATHHECKLNLAAKMDYDDLFNSGNMANDDVEGDSRPVECPDDSVREENGECKCAAVCPPVECPPGERPVQLKPPDPDTPGSCCVRYDCLPISSEPCPENSVLTEDGKCECAPCPPASCHPGYRPVQVRAALDPETPGSCCPLYECRPAESVLLVKETAEVAKSGKYCIYEGKGRKLGERWRQSDCVNCVCQENGAVSCQEPMCKPCENALPPSPGECCPHCPPLSNATLLEPEPPCPPVSDHCQLICEHGYDKDHDNCPICSCANPVEKGKDEDDAICPTEPINCSQLDCKLAKDGNGCSVCVCPTPDTSRQSVNETAGKKICPEVRCDLHCERGLVMDENDCTFCECKPSDSSCPPLIGCRKRCDVGYKTSKRGCPICRCRGSCTDRLNGTYPEGASWHPNACTSCTCEPGGKLSCRETVCSVACSDPLPPNPGTCCPVCPIAPAKGSGPSGQQQQGRGKGWGTVPITLIAILVLICLALIVHIVRGRFRARLSPSEASYYPYSSSQYYKCVPAYDTPVHLHRNEKIVPL